The Anas acuta chromosome 2, bAnaAcu1.1, whole genome shotgun sequence genome contains a region encoding:
- the MYLK4 gene encoding myosin light chain kinase family member 4 isoform X1, whose translation MTTSSRQSFSTTKVNNLAKIFDPNALQNQGPDTAMEPPQILRVESSDVSTSGSFNIMDMKFASLEQKIDKLLTLQDNVLKKLNSVSQEICCIEKDIEIVKAETSEPGSRMERNKSLKSNEMKRLCLKMKKSLSDINRNAEQQVKRLDGLEQSVSGIQKLVGPLAEKVKTLIIHHSSLKHHVQKRKLYKSGDYTKGAGHGFGMQIFSQTTAGALFKKKIEKDIKEKSHLSETGTNSIKEKKPPDSTEGAIQKSQSCSHEEEVDKLNKENAERESSILLQMDPPRLHPEGMQKEENLALESCNRHRRSSVQKSSTTERQQEEEAVDDACQRITGQEIESESPTDGERKEEHQVSVAEKQEERKNEGEGVADKNEKEGKEPPALSPNQDEAGQSQDEESTEERCKGCGKDDSSTPPAPFDHRIVSAKRVGISSYYNVNKNEILGGGRFGQVHKCEEKATGLKLAAKIIKARGAKEKDEVKNEISVMNQLNHVNLIQLYDAFESKNDIVLVMEYVEGGELFDRIIDENCNLTEMDTISFIKQICEGIQYMHQMYILHLDLKPENILCVNRAANQIKIIDFGLARRYKPREKLRVNFGTPEFLAPEVVNYEFVSFPTDMWSVGVIAYMLLSGLSPFLGDDDNETLNNILACSWDFEDEEFRGVSDQAKDFISKLLIKEKCWRISATAALKHPWLSDHKLHCRLQKKAKGTCVSQAPPAP comes from the exons ATGACCACATCCAGCAGGCAGAGCTTTTCTACAACTAAGGTCAACAACTTGGCCAAAATATTTGATCCAAATGCTTTGCAAAACCAAGGGCCTGATACTGCAATGGAGCCACCCCAAATTCTTCGTGTTGAAAGCAGTGATGTCAGCACATCTGGAAGTTTTAACATCATGGATATGAAGTTTGCCTCCCTTGAACAAAAAATAGATAAGCTGTTGACTCTGCAAGACAATGTCCTTAAGAAGCTTAACAGTGTTTCTCAAGAAATCTGTTGCATAGAAAAAGATATTGAGATTGTAAAAGCAGAGACATCTGAACCTGGATCGaggatggaaagaaacaaaagtctaaaaagtaatgaaatgaaGAGGCTTtgccttaaaatgaaaaaatctctttctgatATAAACAGGAATGCAGAGCAGCAAGTTAAAAGACTAGATGGACTGGAGCAAAGCGTTTCTGGAATACAGAAGCTCGTAGGGCCTCTGGCTGAAAAGGTTAAAACATTAATAATTCATCATTCAAGCTTAAAACACCATGTTCAAAAACGTAAGCTTTATAAGTCTGGTGATTACACAAAAGGAGCTGGACATGGTTTTGGGATGCAGATTTTCTCACAGACAACAGCTGGTGCCCTGttcaagaagaaaattgaaaag GACATCAAAGAAAAGTCACATTTAAGTGAGACGGGAACAAATTctataaaagagaagaaacctCCAGATTCAACAg AGGGGGCCATCCAGAAGAGCCAGTCCTGCTCTCATGAAGAAGAAGTTGATAAGCTCAACAAGGAAAATGCCGAGAGGGAAAGTTCTATTCTGCTTCAAATGGATCCTCCCAGACTTCATCCTGAAGGgatgcagaaggaagaaaatttggCTCTTGAAAGCTGTAACAGACACAGGAGGAGCTCTGTTCAGAAATCCTCCACTACAGAAAGGCAGCAAGAAGAAGAAGCAGTTGATGATGCTTGTCAAAGGATAACTGGGCAGGAGATAGAGAGTGAGTCCCCAACagatggggagaggaaggaggaacaTCAGGTATCTGTAGctgaaaaacaagaagagagaaagaatgaaggGGAAGGAGTtgctgataaaaatgaaaaagagggTAAAGAACCACCAGCACTTTCTCCAAATCAAGATGAGGCAGGACAAAGCCAAGATGAAGAGTCAACAGAGGAAAG GTGTAAAGGCTGCGGAAAAG atgATAGTTCTACTCCACCAGCACCGTTTGATCACCGGATTGTCTCAGCCAAAAGGGTGGGGATCAGCAGTTATTATAACGTCAACAAGAATGAAATCCTGGGAGG AGGGCGATTTGGTCAAGTGcacaaatgtgaagaaaaagcaacaggTCTCAAGTTAGCAGCCAAAATTATAAAAGCCAGAGGTGCTAAAGAGAAG GATGaagtgaagaatgaaataaGTGTCATGAACCAGCTGAATCATGTGAACCTCATACAGCTGTATGATGCCTTTGAATCCAAAAATGATATTGTCCTAGTAATGGAATA TGTGGAAGGAGGAGAATTATTTGACAGAATTATTGATGAAAACTGCAATTTGACAGAGATGGATACTATTTCATTCATAAAACAGATCTGCGAGGGAATTCAGTACATGCACCAAATGTACATTCTTCATTTGGATCTAAAG CCAGAGAATATCCTGTGTGTGAACCGAGCtgcaaatcaaataaaaattatcgATTTTGGATTGGCAAGAAG ATATAAACCCAGGGAAAAACTTCGAGTTAACTTTGGGACTCCAGAATTTCTTGCTCCTGAAGTTGTGAATTATGAGTTTGTCTCCTTTCCTACAGACATGTGGAGTGTAGGAGTCATTGCTTACATGCT CCTCAGTGGATTGTCTCCCTTTTTGGGTGATGATGACAATGAGACCCTCAACAATATTCTGGCCTGCAGCTGGGATTTTGAAGATGAGGAATTTCGAGGTGTTTCTGATCAGGCCAAAGATTTCATCTCGAAGCTTCTCATCAAGGAAAAATG CTGGAGAATAAGTGCAACTGCTGCCTTAAAACACCCCTGGTTATCAGACCACAAGCTCCACTGCAGACTCCAG AAGAAGGCTAAAGGCACCTGTGTGTCCCAAGCACCCCCGGCTCCATAA
- the MYLK4 gene encoding myosin light chain kinase family member 4 isoform X2, with protein MTTSSRQSFSTTKVNNLAKIFDPNALQNQGPDTAMEPPQILRVESSDVSTSGSFNIMDMKFASLEQKIDKLLTLQDNVLKKLNSVSQEICCIEKDIEIVKAETSEPGSRMERNKSLKSNEMKRLCLKMKKSLSDINRNAEQQVKRLDGLEQSVSGIQKLVGPLAEKVKTLIIHHSSLKHHVQKRKLYKSGDYTKGAGHGFGMQIFSQTTAGALFKKKIEKDIKEKSHLSETGTNSIKEKKPPDSTEGAIQKSQSCSHEEEVDKLNKENAERESSILLQMDPPRLHPEGMQKEENLALESCNRHRRSSVQKSSTTERQQEEEAVDDACQRITGQEIESESPTDGERKEEHQVSVAEKQEERKNEGEGVADKNEKEGKEPPALSPNQDEAGQSQDEESTEERCKGCGKDDSSTPPAPFDHRIVSAKRVGISSYYNVNKNEILGGGRFGQVHKCEEKATGLKLAAKIIKARGAKEKDEVKNEISVMNQLNHVNLIQLYDAFESKNDIVLVMEYVEGGELFDRIIDENCNLTEMDTISFIKQICEGIQYMHQMYILHLDLKPENILCVNRAANQIKIIDFGLARRYKPREKLRVNFGTPEFLAPEVVNYEFVSFPTDMWSVGVIAYMLLSGLSPFLGDDDNETLNNILACSWDFEDEEFRGVSDQAKDFISKLLIKEKCWRISATAALKHPWLSDHKLHCRLQKAKGTCVSQAPPAP; from the exons ATGACCACATCCAGCAGGCAGAGCTTTTCTACAACTAAGGTCAACAACTTGGCCAAAATATTTGATCCAAATGCTTTGCAAAACCAAGGGCCTGATACTGCAATGGAGCCACCCCAAATTCTTCGTGTTGAAAGCAGTGATGTCAGCACATCTGGAAGTTTTAACATCATGGATATGAAGTTTGCCTCCCTTGAACAAAAAATAGATAAGCTGTTGACTCTGCAAGACAATGTCCTTAAGAAGCTTAACAGTGTTTCTCAAGAAATCTGTTGCATAGAAAAAGATATTGAGATTGTAAAAGCAGAGACATCTGAACCTGGATCGaggatggaaagaaacaaaagtctaaaaagtaatgaaatgaaGAGGCTTtgccttaaaatgaaaaaatctctttctgatATAAACAGGAATGCAGAGCAGCAAGTTAAAAGACTAGATGGACTGGAGCAAAGCGTTTCTGGAATACAGAAGCTCGTAGGGCCTCTGGCTGAAAAGGTTAAAACATTAATAATTCATCATTCAAGCTTAAAACACCATGTTCAAAAACGTAAGCTTTATAAGTCTGGTGATTACACAAAAGGAGCTGGACATGGTTTTGGGATGCAGATTTTCTCACAGACAACAGCTGGTGCCCTGttcaagaagaaaattgaaaag GACATCAAAGAAAAGTCACATTTAAGTGAGACGGGAACAAATTctataaaagagaagaaacctCCAGATTCAACAg AGGGGGCCATCCAGAAGAGCCAGTCCTGCTCTCATGAAGAAGAAGTTGATAAGCTCAACAAGGAAAATGCCGAGAGGGAAAGTTCTATTCTGCTTCAAATGGATCCTCCCAGACTTCATCCTGAAGGgatgcagaaggaagaaaatttggCTCTTGAAAGCTGTAACAGACACAGGAGGAGCTCTGTTCAGAAATCCTCCACTACAGAAAGGCAGCAAGAAGAAGAAGCAGTTGATGATGCTTGTCAAAGGATAACTGGGCAGGAGATAGAGAGTGAGTCCCCAACagatggggagaggaaggaggaacaTCAGGTATCTGTAGctgaaaaacaagaagagagaaagaatgaaggGGAAGGAGTtgctgataaaaatgaaaaagagggTAAAGAACCACCAGCACTTTCTCCAAATCAAGATGAGGCAGGACAAAGCCAAGATGAAGAGTCAACAGAGGAAAG GTGTAAAGGCTGCGGAAAAG atgATAGTTCTACTCCACCAGCACCGTTTGATCACCGGATTGTCTCAGCCAAAAGGGTGGGGATCAGCAGTTATTATAACGTCAACAAGAATGAAATCCTGGGAGG AGGGCGATTTGGTCAAGTGcacaaatgtgaagaaaaagcaacaggTCTCAAGTTAGCAGCCAAAATTATAAAAGCCAGAGGTGCTAAAGAGAAG GATGaagtgaagaatgaaataaGTGTCATGAACCAGCTGAATCATGTGAACCTCATACAGCTGTATGATGCCTTTGAATCCAAAAATGATATTGTCCTAGTAATGGAATA TGTGGAAGGAGGAGAATTATTTGACAGAATTATTGATGAAAACTGCAATTTGACAGAGATGGATACTATTTCATTCATAAAACAGATCTGCGAGGGAATTCAGTACATGCACCAAATGTACATTCTTCATTTGGATCTAAAG CCAGAGAATATCCTGTGTGTGAACCGAGCtgcaaatcaaataaaaattatcgATTTTGGATTGGCAAGAAG ATATAAACCCAGGGAAAAACTTCGAGTTAACTTTGGGACTCCAGAATTTCTTGCTCCTGAAGTTGTGAATTATGAGTTTGTCTCCTTTCCTACAGACATGTGGAGTGTAGGAGTCATTGCTTACATGCT CCTCAGTGGATTGTCTCCCTTTTTGGGTGATGATGACAATGAGACCCTCAACAATATTCTGGCCTGCAGCTGGGATTTTGAAGATGAGGAATTTCGAGGTGTTTCTGATCAGGCCAAAGATTTCATCTCGAAGCTTCTCATCAAGGAAAAATG CTGGAGAATAAGTGCAACTGCTGCCTTAAAACACCCCTGGTTATCAGACCACAAGCTCCACTGCAGACTCCAG AAGGCTAAAGGCACCTGTGTGTCCCAAGCACCCCCGGCTCCATAA
- the MYLK4 gene encoding myosin light chain kinase family member 4 isoform X4, protein MDLPLQRNAAWIAGSFCLLASYLWHALWAVLSCGRKRKIPAPGSTQDIKEKSHLSETGTNSIKEKKPPDSTEGAIQKSQSCSHEEEVDKLNKENAERESSILLQMDPPRLHPEGMQKEENLALESCNRHRRSSVQKSSTTERQQEEEAVDDACQRITGQEIESESPTDGERKEEHQVSVAEKQEERKNEGEGVADKNEKEGKEPPALSPNQDEAGQSQDEESTEERCKGCGKDDSSTPPAPFDHRIVSAKRVGISSYYNVNKNEILGGGRFGQVHKCEEKATGLKLAAKIIKARGAKEKDEVKNEISVMNQLNHVNLIQLYDAFESKNDIVLVMEYVEGGELFDRIIDENCNLTEMDTISFIKQICEGIQYMHQMYILHLDLKPENILCVNRAANQIKIIDFGLARRYKPREKLRVNFGTPEFLAPEVVNYEFVSFPTDMWSVGVIAYMLLSGLSPFLGDDDNETLNNILACSWDFEDEEFRGVSDQAKDFISKLLIKEKCWRISATAALKHPWLSDHKLHCRLQKKAKGTCVSQAPPAP, encoded by the exons GACATCAAAGAAAAGTCACATTTAAGTGAGACGGGAACAAATTctataaaagagaagaaacctCCAGATTCAACAg AGGGGGCCATCCAGAAGAGCCAGTCCTGCTCTCATGAAGAAGAAGTTGATAAGCTCAACAAGGAAAATGCCGAGAGGGAAAGTTCTATTCTGCTTCAAATGGATCCTCCCAGACTTCATCCTGAAGGgatgcagaaggaagaaaatttggCTCTTGAAAGCTGTAACAGACACAGGAGGAGCTCTGTTCAGAAATCCTCCACTACAGAAAGGCAGCAAGAAGAAGAAGCAGTTGATGATGCTTGTCAAAGGATAACTGGGCAGGAGATAGAGAGTGAGTCCCCAACagatggggagaggaaggaggaacaTCAGGTATCTGTAGctgaaaaacaagaagagagaaagaatgaaggGGAAGGAGTtgctgataaaaatgaaaaagagggTAAAGAACCACCAGCACTTTCTCCAAATCAAGATGAGGCAGGACAAAGCCAAGATGAAGAGTCAACAGAGGAAAG GTGTAAAGGCTGCGGAAAAG atgATAGTTCTACTCCACCAGCACCGTTTGATCACCGGATTGTCTCAGCCAAAAGGGTGGGGATCAGCAGTTATTATAACGTCAACAAGAATGAAATCCTGGGAGG AGGGCGATTTGGTCAAGTGcacaaatgtgaagaaaaagcaacaggTCTCAAGTTAGCAGCCAAAATTATAAAAGCCAGAGGTGCTAAAGAGAAG GATGaagtgaagaatgaaataaGTGTCATGAACCAGCTGAATCATGTGAACCTCATACAGCTGTATGATGCCTTTGAATCCAAAAATGATATTGTCCTAGTAATGGAATA TGTGGAAGGAGGAGAATTATTTGACAGAATTATTGATGAAAACTGCAATTTGACAGAGATGGATACTATTTCATTCATAAAACAGATCTGCGAGGGAATTCAGTACATGCACCAAATGTACATTCTTCATTTGGATCTAAAG CCAGAGAATATCCTGTGTGTGAACCGAGCtgcaaatcaaataaaaattatcgATTTTGGATTGGCAAGAAG ATATAAACCCAGGGAAAAACTTCGAGTTAACTTTGGGACTCCAGAATTTCTTGCTCCTGAAGTTGTGAATTATGAGTTTGTCTCCTTTCCTACAGACATGTGGAGTGTAGGAGTCATTGCTTACATGCT CCTCAGTGGATTGTCTCCCTTTTTGGGTGATGATGACAATGAGACCCTCAACAATATTCTGGCCTGCAGCTGGGATTTTGAAGATGAGGAATTTCGAGGTGTTTCTGATCAGGCCAAAGATTTCATCTCGAAGCTTCTCATCAAGGAAAAATG CTGGAGAATAAGTGCAACTGCTGCCTTAAAACACCCCTGGTTATCAGACCACAAGCTCCACTGCAGACTCCAG AAGAAGGCTAAAGGCACCTGTGTGTCCCAAGCACCCCCGGCTCCATAA